The sequence aaaagtctatctactctatctcctacttttgagacaaaagtcgtataagtatgatagttttcatacacacacatttgctatttcgagtcgagtttactcgcctatctgtttctcgaaatatgtgctggtaagcttttgctttaaccattttcatttttacccgtgacgaaagtcatgatgacgtttcaatcttaaaaatagctttgatgacgatagtcgattctttctgtctaacgactattataacattatagaagaatgtttcaataattgaaatgtagagttgagattaccaattatggatataatcatataatgtgtttgcacattagtgtataaatccatgtgccggaaaccaagtgtgtgcatatgtgtgcatgcggtattggtgaaggatacaggttaggtacgcgtacccgtacgcgtactggcggaagttttcataccaaaaatttctgctgagtttgtaagtttgcaaactagtaaaccagtcaccttaggtacgcatacccgtacgcgtacccacggaatttttcgaaccgaaatttctgctgagtttgtaaactcaaatccggtagctaaggtacgcatacccgttagcgtacccaagctagttaactctcaaatcggtagtttcataaaattaaacaataaatcaataaggaatgaaatctttgcaaaccatggctatattgttcatgaattgattcaagtaaatcaaaccgaaattgtttcaattgtgtctatgaataaagacctaagcaattgaacaactcttgaactagttcttatgagtcatttaaactagttatgagaaagatgaatacaattaatatgaaagtgctcatatggctaaccattagttaactatttgtgaactaacccaatgtacacgtttaggtacggttactcaaacctaaatgaatacatttcatttgtgtgtgaaacaagctaagtttcgatctaacggttgaaagatattatcttggataagtcgggttttcatctaacgatgaatattgaatgctttgttaccaaggtaagtaagattgcaaaccttgatttgaaaactatataagggggacgtctatcaactggaaaaactaatccccacacctcccgtgtgatactagttggttttgctagagttgattctcctttaaccgtgggtttcttctcgagaccctgtcggttaacgacttgaagacttcattgggattgtgaagccagacgaaactacttctcttgtagttgagcgatctgatcttgtaattttctatcgtatgagttcaactgaaataattgacttgagctTATATCTCCGatggggcaagataaaaagaaatcacaaacatcttcgtctcatcgtttgtgattccacaatatctagtttcgctaccataagatttagattattgtgaggtgattgataatactaggctgttcttcgggaatataagtccggtttatcaattggttcctattcaccttgatttatcaaaagacggaacaaaactcataggtttatctgtgggagacagatttatctatcatcgtagaattttctgtgtgatacagatttgtttattaaagtcttcgactttgggtcgtaacaactcttggttgtgtgtgagatcaactaagggaatcaagtgcgtagtatcctgctgggatcagagacgtaaggagcgcaactgtaccttgaatcagtgtgatattgatcagggttcaactacagtccagacctaagttagtttgtagtaggctagtgtctgtagcggcttaatacagtgtggtgttcaatatggactaggtcccggggtttttctgcatttgcagtttcctcgttaacaaaatttctggtgtctgtgttatttctattccgcattatattttgttatataattgaaatatcacaggttgtgcgttgtatcgatcaattgtgaaatccaacctttggttgttgattggaaattgattgatccttggatattggtctttggtaccatccaagtttattatccttgtatttgataaagactcgcaaattcttatttgcttgagtaaagatcaaatcaagtgagagagatattaactccttgatatacttttctctagattgagtatgactgtctagttgattctctagaaagtatattggagttagtccatacagaatgctaatcgaaatattgggtgtggttgttagacccccgctttttcaagtacgtgtaccaggtacgtgtactctaccttgttcgtgactattttTTGTCATGGTATATGTATCGGGTATGTGTACTCTTAAGACAAAAACAGGTTCCAGATTTTATAGAATTTTCCcggtttgcgtaccgggtatggataccacaccggtttcaATACTAACAGTTCTTTTACCgtatgcatactgggtatgcgtacgaATCCAGGTTcacaagttcacagacttttgtggtatggatatgggtatgcgtaccactaagtcattgtcgacatatagctactctggTACGTGTACCGAGTACATGTACCACGGCTACGGATATATAACCGTTTTCACCAGTATGTtagcgggtatgcatactgtcctatatccagatttacagtagttctatatttctctctaaatcaatttgaaacattcccgaataacatcaatgacacatatcacagtTCCCGGCTATTTTCGATTGATAATTCTTGAATCaaaatttagattatgaacaataaattattcttaaccgaaattcatcaagtatgaacaaatgttcattaagcttagtcatatatatttcaagaactaattaccaagataaacttgactcgaaattcttgatatgcttatattctaattagtcatgcgacaacgtctcatagatagaaagaagaatataacttgagaaataggtggctcAATCCTcacgtaccttttgttgaagaagttctctaaAAGTTTATGTTGATCTTctacttcaaacggtagaacgcagtgatgtccgcttctcaactacacacttctatcctaatccgatacttaataattgtagactagaaatcaagatacagttttgatcaactaaatttgacaacaagcttgatatagaaacacttgtgagttcgaccgagcaatgctctaacaatctcctctttgtcaattttagtgacaaaactatgaatacatatgaattaaaaaaataaagcttcaaaaattccttgaatccatcatgcttgatttccttggtttcttcaactccttgaattttttgttacttccagttgcaatgattctgaacgagttcaactcagcatcgttgctGTTAAATATttgtagcgataacaactttgaaaacatatgttctcaatcgtcgttatacaaaaacataatattattatattcTCCAAAGCTCAATTGTATGACAACTTTTAAGTAATACTACGgtaatatgtttctcccccttaatcaatatttatatcttttgcataataggtgaaacttatagatattgattcaccccccctacataatgatccgtaaaccatatgtatgtattgCGAAACTACTaagtaattctccccctttttgtcaataaaaatttgcaaaggtacgaaaatcatgggatcgtaatgaatacaaccaaaagatagttCAAGACTTAAAGATATTAGAGACAATACATAAGCACATAGTTAATATGTAATCCCTTATATCAACTTTGGTTTAGATGATATCACGTAGTAGAAATTACTTAGCACTCatataggagatttaagatacaagtatATCCCCTGTAAATTCAACAACCACACACACTacaaagatatatcaattaagcacaagttcatttaagaactctcctccatttgatgtcattcccaagagaacaacacaaGTGACCTTACtttgatgaaaaagaaggattttgtcggacattaacaaatcgcatggatttgtatcctgaacattgacttaaattaatctcaacgccagttacgaacaaagagataattttaatcggtgtgactcaacataagaaaatcttgcAGAGCGTATAGTGCAGTAATAACACAAAAGTGCGATCACGAGTAGATCGATACTGCGAGAGAATTCTCAtaaagtttgttctattttcagtttataaaacataatagatttaacttctgagcatatatgagatatcagttcaatttacaaaaattaaaggacacatatatctcataagactttgcaataattaaaccaataatgattacatactataagttcatcttccaaaaactctagaatttaaataaataaatctaaaaacatgcaagatgaaaaacgttggaaatagcttgtgtaatcacaatttatgctataccaaaccctagttatccttctcaaaagtaagaataaattctcacaagaagtttcttagtacttaaaatttttgaaaaattcttcatcatctccaAACTCCTCATCAACGACGGGCATAAGAACATATATGGTTCATGAATGAAAGAGTTAGTTCCTGCAAACCTGGtaggttgttgattgacaagTGCTTTTTGTAGTTTAAGATATTTTGTAGAATCATCTTCAGTCTCCGCACCTCCTTCTTGGTTTTTTTAAGTTCTCCAAGAAgagtttcaaaccttttctgattGGAGCGATCCACTCTAGGttttttcatattcttccttttcctcttaAGAGATGAGTCAAAAGAATAAGACATCTCATGTTCCTTTCTAATTGGATGagtatcaacaaccattggagcatAGATTTCACGAGAAGATATTGTTCTTGGAGTCTCTATAATTCGCAAGAATAAATTGGATTTGTGAAAACACAAATATATAGCTCAACAAGCAAAAACTTCGTGTGAAAGAGATACGAGTCTTAAAGTAGAAGATATTTACCATGCAGAGTTTCGGAACAACAAAGGTTCATGTACTAGAGAGGATACATAAAACATAATATTCCAGAGCTCGTTTTGATGCTTGTTATGAATTGTTGAGACTGAAAGTCCCTGGTTTTTGAACAATAATGGTTCTCGTGTCTGAAATATtatgttaaaaaaataaattaattgctAAATATCACCAAAtgggaaaaaattaataaaattgtaGAACTTACAAAATTTTCATGTGAAACACCGCTTTTAGTTTGCAGATATATAACGTTAAGTATTGACATGAATTCTATGTAATCTTTTTTAATCACTTTCAGCTTTTAAGGCGTTGGGATCCCTTTCATTAGGATTGCCATTCCGATCGACGAAAATTCCATGAATACGTTTCCGCAAAAGAGCGGTTTTTTGTTGGCACCAACAATTTCATCACAACTTACATAAGTGTATGCAGTGGTAAGATCAATTTTAAAATACACTTTTAAATGTAGCTAACGGATATCGCCACACTTAAACTACACGGAAGATCATAATTATTGGATTTCGGTAGAATTAAGGTATAACGAAGGGAAAACCCTCACCATAATGCTCGGCATTAAATGTCTCTCTCTAGCTTAATTTAAGTTGGTATAGCCTACTAAAATAGCGATAATAACTTGACATTGGGTGAATTGTACTTGCCAGTTGCCGCCCATCTTTCATTTCATATAAAATTTTCTGCGTGCATAGgattagggatggtcatggggtgggtatggggcggggatcttgtatcccagtcactgcccGTTCAAAAAAGAAACCCACACCCTCCTCATTACCCGCTTGATCTgggacggggcgggtatgggaaaTACCCGTACGGGGCGGATTTTTTACAGGTCACCcataacattaagctcaaatatgatgatttaatttaataatcaatacctaagttcaactaataataataataataatttaaaatttcaaactcataaattcatcgtaaaacaagcaaacaaaaacaaactggtctataaacgagcatcactcattttagttcttaattatttcttatcaagtatctttcttataatataatataatttcttaatttaaatataatataaataattaatgatatcttatacttttaccttttcttttataatataatataatttcttagtttaaatataatataaataattaatgatatcttatacttttaccttttttttataatataatataatatcttagtttaaatataatataaataattaataaaaatataaaatcctaaaatggGAACGTACGGGGCGGGGACCTAGAATCCCATCCCCGCCCCATCCCCGCTTCACCAATTTCGGATATTGCCCATACCCAACCCCAACCCCGTTTGTACGGGTAAAACCGTACCCAATAGGggcgggtacccacggggatgggtttgggtggggcaaatggccatccctagtaggggtgtaaattcgggcaggccgggccgcccgacccaaaaactaagacaggtcgGGCatgccaggcttaatatttgtgagcctgTAAACAAATTCAAGCCGGACAGGCCgggtacaagtagataatttgctacccaaagaccgtccAAAGCCcactttttatacgggcaggccagatcgggccggacaggccactattttgatttttttttttgaagtttaaattttcaaatgaacggtattaaatacaatatcctttcctttccaacatcacatatcgtaagtaaagtgatagtattattttatatttaaattacactgacaaatttttaattttaggctataataaataattaattagagtacaataaactttctaataagaaaatatattaccattaatgttttgaaaaggttaattataagtaaaaacaattatatattttatttttcttgacacaaaattgacaattataaaattgtaacttttaattctttttaagaggatattaaatgattaatatcACATAGAAGCCTTTCAGGctgggcaccaggccgggtatcaggccgggcatcataattaatcgcaaatcccgagaccgcccaataaattaatccaggccaggccgggtagcccgcaacgggccataacaggctttgggaaaTTTCAGGTACAGGCGGGCTTGGGCGGGTACGGGCAGGCTGAGTTTTTTCGGGTAATATTTACACCCCTAATCCCTAGATATGTTTAAGATTTAACAGAAGGAAAAGAAATCCGTACGCTATCCGTTTGTGATGCCGACACCAAACACTCATGAGGTCGTGCAGTCGTAGGTCCGGATGATCCATGTGTTAAATGGTTCCACTTCCACCAATAAAATGCAGGACAATAcctaaaaagaaaagaataggATTGAAAATGCCGGTAGTTTTGGTGGGTACCTAAACACATCTGAAGGACCACTGTATGGATGTCCGGCCTTTTCACGTGCCGTATGGGGACATAGTGTATAGTGCAGGATGGGGGCCTTGGCGACTAATAAGTAGCTCAAACGATTAACCAAATTTGAAACTAGAtgcttcaggaaaaaaaaaaaaccattcgtTTTTTTGGTCTTCGTCTCTttgtattcaaccgaaaaaaccatgccggcatttattggaaattttctggttttgatcttcaaaaccttttttttttttttgaaaaaataggAGACCTTTTTATATAATGACggcaccgagctatttcagctgcaatAATGGTggatttcaaagaaaaaaaatcaaattttcaacctcttaacatcaattctctcttcacaatcatcttccactttcaccaaaaaaaattccctctcaattttttttccatctttctactctcatctcactcacccaaatacaagtacatactaatcatttaacaaatacttaaaatttttactaattattattaaccactaaacctgattagtgagggtatattaggatttaaaaaaatacttagataagggatgactctaatttgatatttggatccagtacatactaatcatttaacaaatacttaaattttttattaattattattaatcactaaacctgattagtgagggtagattaggattttaaaaaataattagataaTGGGTGaccttgatttgatatttggattcagtttttgtctttttttttttatccccaATTAATTTTAATATCCCAATTGGGCGTTCTTTTTTAACCTAGTAGATTAAGTCTAGATACTTTTAATTTTAGCCTGGCTTAGAGTGCCTagatataaattaaaaaatattataGTTCTGATCTTAAGTTTAACCTAGTTTATATAGATAGTACATTGAACAGTGTTCCTCCTTTGATTTATAAATAAAATATCTTAATTAGTTCTTATTCACTTCCCAAGTACCAAGATTACTAGATCCATGCATGGCTGGATTTCGCAATTCTTGAGGCAAAACCAAGATTACCCGTTGCTTAAACGTAACTACCGATATTTTGGATATCTTATGGGTCCAGCCGGTGAAATTCTAAAGTATGATGATATTAACGAGAACTTGTTCGATTCGGtcattttctgatatatttttttaattatttttttatattttatcgATAAAAAAATTCGACAACGATGATTACGAATTTCGAATTCAGGTCATTATATCATTACTCAACCGGTTTATCATTATACTCCAATGACATCTGCTTCATTCTATGTTCTACTCCCGGACCTGCAGGGGAAACCCGAAGGAAATCGAACTAGAGGACAAACAAGGTGCTGTAATTGTATAAACTGTAAATAACAACTGGGGCATAGATGTCAGTGCCACAGTCCCTACTCCTAGTATAACTTTAAAAAAGGAAAAAGGTTTCGTTTGGTTTGGCAACTTTGTCCAACTAGTTGCCGTGGTCCTCCTCGCTAGGCATGCAGATGCAACCTCCCATGTGGTATTCTGATGTATGCAAACACGCCACTTTTGGATCCAACTTTTTCCCTGGCTTTATGATAACTTAAAATAATCAAAAGTAACGATTTCATTACATTCTCATGCATCACTACTTTGCTGCTCCTATTTTAATCCATCGACACGTAGACTACACAATGAACACACAGCCATCCGCTGTGTAAAGATATTTCCCGCTCTTTGGTATATTTATGGGCAAAGAATTATCACATTTTTCTCACCAGACAAACAAAAACAGGTTTATTGTAccgatttgtttttctttttctttcttttttttttttcttccggaGAGAGAAATACCGGAGTAGAGAAGATTTGAAACCCTAGAATTTGAAGAGGTTTTAGTAGAAATTCATTGTCTATTGTTGTGATTTGATTTTCTTTCAAGTTCTTGGATTTGGTTATTTGTTTTAGTGTTGATGAAATTTGAGCTTCTTGAGGGAAACGAATTCTCGATTCTCTCTTATACTTTTGGAGATTTAACAGGATTTGAGTGAGTTTATTGAAAAACTAGATTTCTCGAGATTTGATTGGATTTCAGCGCATTGTTTTGAAGAAATCGTACTACTGTATCTGTATAAAGAGTAGTCAAGAGAAAGATTTGGTTTCTGAATGTTGAAATTTTGTTAGTACTTTGGTTTATTAATGGTATAATAATACTGGAGAGAAAGCTATGGATGGACGTGGAGGATCATTTGTTGCTGTTAGAAGGATTACTCAAGatcattcgcatactggtatgtatAAATACAATCTCAGTTTCTGTATTCATCGATTTCTATTTTTTGTTTAGATTTTGGCTTTTTTTTGAAGTTAATTAGATGATGTAGTTGCTAGAGGAGTTCATTCCTTTTGTTTTGTCTAGGTTAAATTTTCAACTGAGCTGCTGATGCCTACTTATGAATTTCTTTGGTTATGTTCTCTTCGATTCGATATGGTGTGATGTGAATTTAGGGTTCAAAATTAGGAAGTTACTTATTATTGATGAGATGCTTGGTTGCATGAGGCTGTTGATCACGGTTTTTAGGTTTCTTCTAGTTCCAATTTAGGGTAAGAATAGAGAGTTGTGGGAATCTTGATTTCCTGCTGACAGTAACAGTTTGATTAAACCTTATTCAACTCGCATCATTTTCTCAGGCTTAAGTGAAGTTCCTTGTTTCTTCTATCTGGTAAATAGAACTACTTTTTGGTAATAAATGATACATATACTGCAGTTCATTTTTCTGGAACTAATATTGTTACAGCTGAGATTGTGGCAGGATCAGGGGCATGGATTGGAAAAGGTTTTTCATGTGTTTGTGTTCAAGGTAGCGATAGCGATCCTCGCTTGTCATTTGACTTGACTCCATCTCAGGTGAGAGTCATTGTTGGATAGTTGAGCTGTATATTTTATGTTGTGTTCCCTGTGTCTCGTTTCGTGAAGTGCTAATTTTTGCATGTATGTGTAGCATTGAGTAAGTAAATCAACTGGTTTGTATGCATATAACATAGTGTCTCAGGTGTATATCCTCTGGTAGATGCTTGGAATGGTAGATAATATATTGAGCGCAATTGAGCGTAACATCAAATGTGACTGGTGTATTCTATATCAATAGCCCCAATTGAGTAATTACAGTAAATTGGATTTCATGAATCGAAAGAAAAACGACATTTATGAAGTCTATATATCCACAGACTACCACCTTTCCTGCTGTCACCTGTGGGTACTGATGATATCCTGTGCTAAAAGATAAGTAATTGATTAGTTCGCATACATCATATCAGTCCACCTTTCGTCTCGATTAAAGCAGGTCATACCTTCTCTCTCCATCATATTACCATTTTTCTGGTACTTGACTCAAGAGGTAAATATGCTTAGGTGTTTTTGCAGTCTTCTGCTTGTGAAAGTGATATTAAGACTCAGAGAAAAAAAGTGATAGGAACTATGTTAGGTGTCAGATATTGGGATGGGTTGGTAAATGTCTAAAAAGAAATCGGGATTGGATATCGAAAagactagaagaaaaaaaacattttcGTTCCTTGTATTTCTGTGGTTTGAGAAGGGTAACCTATAAACAAAAAGTGAATCATGACTTGGAGTCTGTTCCTCGTGGTTCCCACGTGAACATATCTTCTATATGAAGTGTTGcctcattttattttctttacagAGTCCAAGACTACTTTCCATTTAAGTCTCTGACTACATCAACAACCAATTTTTTTGCTTCTAGGAGCCATCCTCTTTCTCAAAACTGCTTCCAGCTGGTGCTGATTTTTTTTATCGAATAAGCCAAACTGTTACATGACAGGAATAGTTCGTCCTACCTCAGCAAACATCTCTTTCAGATCTTCTTAGTGATTACATTTATTAGTTGACTCTTTTGTATAACAAAACTGGTAGTATTTTATCGGTAACCATAGAAGAGATGAAGAGTTAAAACTGGGTGTAATGTTGTGTCAGACAAACAATATTTTTGAGAAGATAGACTTCTTATTATTCGAGTATCCACCCGCATCCCCTACCCCATCCCCTATGAACATAATTACTCAAATATATCATAATCCCCCCTGCTATTACGCTTTCAGGAGGAGTGCTTGCAGAAGCTACAAAGACGTATAGAAGTTAACTATGATAATGCAGATCCAGATCACCAGGTACTATTATTCTTCCCCATTTTTCATACATTCATCTATCCGACATGCTGATATGTACAATGTAATACCAGAATCGGTATTTGTAGATAAAAATCgaatgaaatgaaaaatatataCGGTGTGCCTGGAGTTTGTCATTTTCAGTCAGCCCTATTATTCTGAATATTTTTAGTGAATAGTGATTCATTATCCTGAATGCTTGTTATCCGACAACGAATGACAAGGGTTGCATATTAACATTGTTGTAGGAAGCCTTGAAGGAATTATGGAATGCATCCTTCCCTGAAGAAGAACTTAGTGATTTAGTATCTGATCAGTGGAAGGAAATGGGATGGCAAGGAAAAGATCCAGCTACAGATTTCAGGTACAATGGTCCTTACTTTAGCTACGCATACCCTTCACAATTCTTTATTTTGATCCTAATATTAACAACCAATTTGGTGTATATCTTGTAGAGGAGGGGGTTTTATATCACTGGAAAACTTGCTCTTCTTCGCTAAAATGTTTCCAGTATGTCTCTCTCTCATTCTCTCACccgacacacacacacacatgaaCCATCCTGTTTATTGAGATTTTATGCTCAGCTTGCTACTGATACATTTCACTTGTCAACTTAATGTCTGCAACTGAACTCTAATATGCTTCTTTGTAACCAACGAATTGCTCGCGTATTTCTAAGAGTAAACTGTGATTTTTAAAAAATCAGAAGCTTAGAATAAGCTTGGAGTCCTGTAATTATTATCCTTACGGACCGGAAAAGCAAGAAATTGAAAGTTTACGTATCAGCTGATCACATTACAGGAAGAGGAATAATATTAGATATAGTATGTCCTTGACATGGTTTGAAATAAAAGAATTAGAGTATCGAGAATACTGCTGGTGAGACCGTCAAATACCTTGAAAGTTTGGGGAAAATTTCCATTGGAACAAGACTAAGTAGTTTGATTCACCTGCCTCATTAGACTTAAACCTAAGTCAGTTGTACAACCGCATCTTACCTTACAAGTCTCCAATAGAGTTCGGCTAGCTTCTTGCTTTCTTGTAATGATTGAAACAGGGATTTAGGTATCAGGCTCGTACGCTTTAGCTCTCCATCTTGTCTCAGATTTGGTTATAGATAAGTTGTTTGCGTAACATGAGTCTTCTGTGCTTAATGTATATATGGAACTGAT comes from Papaver somniferum cultivar HN1 chromosome 7, ASM357369v1, whole genome shotgun sequence and encodes:
- the LOC113297274 gene encoding ELMO domain-containing protein C-like isoform X2; the encoded protein is MDGRGGSFVAVRRITQDHSHTGSGAWIGKGFSCVCVQGSDSDPRLSFDLTPSQEECLQKLQRRIEVNYDNADPDHQEALKELWNASFPEEELSDLVSDQWKEMGWQGKDPATDFRGGGFISLENLLFFAKMFPKSYQDLLQKQEGNRAMWEYPFAVAGVNITFMLIQMLDLEAVKPRTMTGVVFLKLLEENDDAFDILYCITFKLMDQQWLAMNASYMDFNTVMKSTQHELEKQLLLLEDITRIEDMPYFSLLQ
- the LOC113297274 gene encoding ELMO domain-containing protein C-like isoform X1 is translated as MDGRGGSFVAVRRITQDHSHTAEIVAGSGAWIGKGFSCVCVQGSDSDPRLSFDLTPSQEECLQKLQRRIEVNYDNADPDHQEALKELWNASFPEEELSDLVSDQWKEMGWQGKDPATDFRGGGFISLENLLFFAKMFPKSYQDLLQKQEGNRAMWEYPFAVAGVNITFMLIQMLDLEAVKPRTMTGVVFLKLLEENDDAFDILYCITFKLMDQQWLAMNASYMDFNTVMKSTQHELEKQLLLLEDITRIEDMPYFSLLQ